A segment of the bacterium genome:
TCCTCGCTTTAGCCCGTACTCATAATCTTCCACCCCACAATTCTTCTCCTCTTGTGCTTATCCTGGTACTCTCCTTCCCCCTTACTTGTCATTGCGAGTATTTATAAACATGGCAATATCCGTTTTTATGCCTATTGTTCTCTCATTAACCTTTTCGCAAATACGGAATTCCCCATAGAGAGGGTCTTTATCATTATTAAAACCTACTCCATATCTACCTGATCGCTCATATACACAAGTGTAGAAAGATCTACTGAGCGTTCTTCATTCCTTGATGTCCACAACACCTTAACAATAAGTTCTTTGAGGGTTTCCCCTTCCCACCCAATCAATTCAGCAGTCCAAGAATAATCTTCATTTTCAGGCAAAAAATCTCCAGAAACTTCTGCAAAATCAAAAACATTAGAAGAAACAATCTCAGACATCTTGCCTTGAGCCAAAATAGTTGCTTCTGACCGTTTCCGACTTTCAGACGCCGCAACAGTTGAAAGAGATATACCTTTCATAATCACTGGAAGAACTATCGCAACAAATGTAAGAGTTGCAAGAACTTCAACAAAAGTAAACCCTTTTTTCATTTCAATAGAACTCATATAGCATCTCTTTCCATAGGAACAACATAAAAACGATCTGATGGAGAAGAACATTTTATTTCCAGCAGGTTCCCTTTCTTATCTTTCATACGCAAAGTGGCTGGTTGTATGAAACCGTCAGGTGAAAAAACAATGCTTTCTTCGCCTTGATTTTCAGGTTCATCTTCCGTGTACCATTGTCCTGGCATCCTTAACCCTGGAACCTCTGTATCTTGATAACTATACATAATTTCTAAAGATTCAATTTCAACACCTTCAGGTAAAAGAAAATTTCTACCTATCTCTTTATTTATCTTTTCAAAACTACCATTATTCCGTGCCGTCAACCAAAAAACATTCTTATTTTTATCTATATTCAACTTATATATCCGTCCTTCAGAAATCGATTGTGAACGAGCATAATCTGTTAGAGCAACAAAATTTGCTGAAGCGTTAATTATATGTCGTGAGCCAGAAAACAACCCTAAAGAAGGTGCGGTTACACCCATAACAACAGCAATAATAATCATAACCAATAATAATTCAAGGAGAGTAAACCCTTTCTTTTGATTCAGTTTTTTACTGGTCAGACCAGTTGTCAATGTCGTCATCTCCACCTTCCTGTCTATCAGGTCCGTAGGAATAAAGATCAAAACTATTGGTATTATGCTCACCAGGAGATTTATATATATAATTATTCCCCCACGGGTCTTTGGGCACTCCTCTCTTAACATAAGGTCCTCTCCAATTATTCAATTGGGCAGGGGCGCTAACAAGAGCCTGTAACCCTTCCTCAGAGGTAGGGTACCTACCAGTATCAACCTCAAATGACTCAAGTGCAACCTCAAGATTGGTAATACTTGATTGAGCAGCCACTATTCGCGCTTGCTCAGAACGTTTTGTAAATTTTGGCACAACAACTGTAGCCAATACACTTAAAATAACCATAACAAGTAGCAATTCTATTAAAGTAAACCCACTCTTTACTCCTTTATTATCCATTTTTTCTCCTATAATTTAGTGGTCAACAACCCGCATCTTGTCCCAAGTATCTTGAAGAATTGCAAACATACTACTTTATCAGTTCTTGCAAAGTAAATACTGGTAACAACATACCTATAACAACAGCTCCCACCAACCCCGCCATTAAAAAGAGCAATACTGGCTCAATAACAGCGACAAGCATACGGAGTTGCCTATCAAGTTCTCCTTCATAAGTTAAAGCAATCCTTAACAACTCTTTATCCAACCTCCCACTTTCTTCGGAAACTGCTATCATCTCTAAAACAGTAGGCGGGAACAATTTTGTATCTGAAGAGAGCCCTTTTGCTAAACTTACTCCATTTTTAACCTTATCAATAGCGTAAGTCACAGCATCAGAAAGAGATTGGTTACCTATTGCTTCTTTTGCAACATTAAGAGAAATAACAAGAGAAACCCCTGCTTCAAGGAGGGTACCAAGCATCCTACAGAACCTAACAAGCCCAAACTTGAGCATAACAGCCCCTAAAACAGGTATCTTGATTAACGCTTGTTCAACCGATTTTTTCCCTGCCTTCCCAGAAAGGACTCTTTTTATTGAAATAACCATTAAGAATATTGCCACTGCCAACAGAACACCATACCTTACCACCCAATTACTCGCACCCATAATAAAACGTGTCAACAACGGCAAAGAACCACCAAACTCT
Coding sequences within it:
- a CDS encoding type II secretion system F family protein; protein product: MPQFIYTAIKNNGEKFSGKLEAESREVVLNHIYEKGMRPVSVVEQGGKPLISVERDNSTKRAGRVPQGSVEVFLRQLANLLTAGIPLNRAIEIIVREVTHPAVKKQWNSIKNDVVGGESLANALSKWPQSFPPVYVAMVKAGETGGFLSVVLEQIADFKLREQDLKGRVKSALVYPMLLVVMAVVVLTFLMIYFIPQFSSIFEEFGGSLPLLTRFIMGASNWVVRYGVLLAVAIFLMVISIKRVLSGKAGKKSVEQALIKIPVLGAVMLKFGLVRFCRMLGTLLEAGVSLVISLNVAKEAIGNQSLSDAVTYAIDKVKNGVSLAKGLSSDTKLFPPTVLEMIAVSEESGRLDKELLRIALTYEGELDRQLRMLVAVIEPVLLFLMAGLVGAVVIGMLLPVFTLQELIK
- a CDS encoding type II secretion system GspH family protein encodes the protein MSSIEMKKGFTFVEVLATLTFVAIVLPVIMKGISLSTVAASESRKRSEATILAQGKMSEIVSSNVFDFAEVSGDFLPENEDYSWTAELIGWEGETLKELIVKVLWTSRNEERSVDLSTLVYMSDQVDME
- a CDS encoding prepilin-type N-terminal cleavage/methylation domain-containing protein; protein product: MTTLTTGLTSKKLNQKKGFTLLELLLVMIIIAVVMGVTAPSLGLFSGSRHIINASANFVALTDYARSQSISEGRIYKLNIDKNKNVFWLTARNNGSFEKINKEIGRNFLLPEGVEIESLEIMYSYQDTEVPGLRMPGQWYTEDEPENQGEESIVFSPDGFIQPATLRMKDKKGNLLEIKCSSPSDRFYVVPMERDAI
- the gspG gene encoding type II secretion system major pseudopilin GspG, which encodes MDNKGVKSGFTLIELLLVMVILSVLATVVVPKFTKRSEQARIVAAQSSITNLEVALESFEVDTGRYPTSEEGLQALVSAPAQLNNWRGPYVKRGVPKDPWGNNYIYKSPGEHNTNSFDLYSYGPDRQEGGDDDIDNWSDQ